One genomic region from Onychostoma macrolepis isolate SWU-2019 chromosome 23, ASM1243209v1, whole genome shotgun sequence encodes:
- the cd34 gene encoding uncharacterized protein cd34, giving the protein MAVRRMNEFWKTMGLALMFGFLLLHSCQGQDPADQSANPSTGPSTGPSTNPEKIGATNPTGTPTAAPTAATTANSAAADSTPGPAADPTSGPAILETTDTRKLGSFDTTGKAANTADASQLTSVPGPSETTDTINSDVKLMMNPLSNQGSQITPNQKQEEKGSSPAVFVSVLVAGLLLAAIIVGIYYFKCHRRTNGKGMKLAEESYMADEENQGNTLVSVAPLNQPEPQEKPSLNGESQEAVKAQTPPAATNGHSTTKTADTEL; this is encoded by the exons GTTGTCAGGGACAGGACCCAGCAGATCAGTCAGCAAATCCGTCAACAGGTCCGTCAACAGGTCCGTCAACAAACCCGGAAAAAATTGGGGCTACAAACCCGACAGGAACCCCCACAGCAGCCCCGACAGCAGCCACGACAGCAAATTCAGCAGCTGCAGATTCAACACCAGGTCCTGCAGCAGACCCAACTTCTGGGCCTGCTATTCTAGAAACAACTGACACAAGAAAACTAGGTTCTTTTGACACTACTGGCAAGG CTGCCAACACTGCTGATGCCAGCCAGCTTACATCTGTACCAGGACCATCAGAAACCACAGACACAATCAACTCTGATGTAAAGTTGATGATGAATCCACTCTCAAATCAAGGTTCCCAAATTACA CCAAATCAAAAGCAAGAAGAGAAAGGGTCTTCTCCTGCTGTTTTCGTGTCTGTGCTGGTGGCCGGCTTACTGCTTGCTGCCATAATAGTCGGCATATACTACTTCAAGTGTCATCGCCGAACCAACGGCAAAGGCATGAAACTG GCTGAGGAGTCTTACATGGCTGACGAGGAGAACCAGGGTAACACTCTGGTGTCTGTGGCCCCTCTAAACCAACCCGAGCCCCAGGAGAAGCCCAGTCTTAACGGAGAGTCACAAGAGGCAGTTAAGGCCCAAACTCCTCCTGCTGCCACCAACGGCCACTCTACCACCAAAACAGCAGACACCGAGTTGTGA